From a region of the Eretmochelys imbricata isolate rEreImb1 chromosome 6, rEreImb1.hap1, whole genome shotgun sequence genome:
- the LOC144266385 gene encoding olfactory receptor 5AR1-like gives MEKGNHSEATEFILSGLTDRPELQVPLFVVFLLVYGITLVGNGGMILLIRVDPRLHTPMYFFLRNLSFCDLCLSSTISPKMLLNFLAERKGISYTACAVQMSLSIAFGDAEGLLLVVMAYDRYVAICNPLLYTVTMSRKLCKQLVAGAYAVGLVDSMIPTCVTFRLSFCSSNIVNHFFCEIPPLLALSCSDTRINEIMMFAFMLCITGSRFVAILLSYVYITSTILQISSAAGRRKAFSTCSFHLTAVVLFYGTLLFMYLRPTSSYSMDTDKIVSVFYSLVIPMLNPLIYSLRNTEVKDALRRAMNKLLTKS, from the coding sequence atggaaaagggaaatcactcggaggcaactgagttcattctctcaggactgacagatcgtccggagctgcaggtccccctgtttgtggtgttcctCCTGGTTTATGGTATCACCctggtggggaacggggggatgatcttgttaatcagggttgatccccgactccacacccccatgtactttttcctcaggaatttgtctttctgtgacctctgcctttCCTCAACAATTTCCCCcaagatgctgctgaatttcttagcCGAGAGGAAAGGCATTTCTTACACGGCCTGCGCTGTGCAAATGTCTCTCTCTATCGCTTTTGGAGATGCTGAGGGCCTCTTGCTGGTTGTGATGgcgtatgaccgttatgtggccatttgtaacccgctgctctatacggtcaccatgtccagaaagctttgtaaacagctggtggctggggcgTATGCTGTGGGGTTGGTGGATTCAATGATTCCCACATGTGTTACATttcggctgtcattctgcagctccaacatcgtcaatcatttcttctgtgagatCCCCCCGCTGCTGGcgctctcctgttctgacacccgCATCAATGAGATTATGATGTTTGCTTTCATGTTGTGCATTACTGGGAGCAGATTTGTGGCCATCCTtctctcctatgtctatatcaccTCCACTATACTGCAGATCAGCTCTGCTGCGGGCCGtcgcaaagccttctccacctgctctttCCACTTGACTGCGGTGGTCCTGTTTTAtggcaccctcctcttcatgtatttacgtcccacctccagctattccatggacacGGACAAAATAGTCTCAGTGTTTTACTCgctggtgatccccatgttgaaccccctcatctacagcctgaggaataCGGAGGTGAAGGACGCCCTGAGGAGAGCAATGAATAAACTCCTAACCAAATCTTGA